Proteins co-encoded in one Streptomyces sp. NBC_01283 genomic window:
- the topA gene encoding type I DNA topoisomerase translates to MSPTSETAKGGRRLVIVESPAKAKTIKGYLGPGYVVEASVGHIRDLPNGAAEVPDKYTGEVRRLGVDVENDFEPIYVVNADKKAQVKKLKDLLKDSDELFLATDEDREGEAIAWHLLEVLKPKVPVKRMVFHEITKAAIQGAVANPRELNKRMVDAQETRRILDRLYGYEVSPVLWKKVMPRLSAGRVQSVATRLVVERERERIAFRSAEYWDLTGTFGTGRTGDASDPSQLIARLTTVDGKRIAQGRDFNSVGQLKSDTLHLDEANARSLAAALENTRFAVRSVESKPYRRSPYAPFRTTTMQQEASRKLGFGAKATMQVAQKLYENGFITYMRTDSTTLSDTAVTAARAQVTQLYGSDYLPDKPRTYAGKVKNAQEAHEAIRPSGDRFRTPAETGLTGDQFRLYELIWKRTVASQMKDAVGNSVTVKIGGTAADGRDAEFNASGKTITFHGFMKAYVEGADDPNAELDDRERRLPQVSEGDALSADEISVDGHATKPPARYTEASLVKELEEREIGRPSTYASIIGTILDRGYVFKKGTALVPSFLSFAVVNLLEKHFGRLVDYDFTARMEDDLDRIARGEAQAVPWLKRFYFGEGDDAGAASSAGNGDGDHLGGLKELVTDLGAIDAREISSFPVGDGILLRVGRYGPYIERGEKDAEGHQRADVPDDLPPDELTVEYAEELLAKPSGDFALGTDPTSGHEIIAKDGRYGPYVTEVLPEGTPKTGKNAVKPRTASLFKSMSLDTVTLEDALKLMSLPRVVGTDAEGVEITAQNGRYGPYLKKGTDSRSLETEDQLFNITLEEALAIYAQPKQRGRAAAKPPLKELGEDPVSKKPVVVKDGRFGAYVTDGETNATLRAADSVEDITPERGFELLEEKRAKGPAKKTAKKAAKKAPAKKTAAKKTAAKKTAAKKTTAAKKTTTKTAAAKKTAASAAKASDAE, encoded by the coding sequence TTGTCCCCGACCAGCGAGACCGCAAAGGGCGGCCGCCGACTCGTCATCGTCGAGTCGCCTGCCAAGGCGAAGACGATCAAGGGTTACCTCGGCCCCGGCTACGTAGTCGAGGCGAGCGTCGGGCACATCCGCGACCTCCCGAACGGGGCTGCGGAGGTCCCGGACAAGTACACCGGCGAGGTGCGCCGGCTCGGCGTGGACGTCGAGAACGACTTCGAGCCCATCTATGTCGTCAACGCCGACAAGAAGGCACAGGTCAAGAAGCTCAAGGACCTGCTGAAGGACTCCGACGAACTCTTCCTCGCCACCGATGAGGACCGCGAGGGCGAAGCCATCGCGTGGCACCTCCTCGAGGTCCTGAAGCCCAAGGTCCCGGTCAAGCGCATGGTGTTCCACGAGATCACCAAGGCCGCGATCCAGGGTGCCGTGGCCAACCCGCGCGAGCTCAACAAGCGCATGGTCGACGCCCAGGAGACCCGCCGCATCCTCGACCGTCTCTACGGCTACGAGGTCTCGCCGGTCCTGTGGAAGAAGGTCATGCCGCGGCTGTCGGCGGGCCGTGTCCAGTCCGTGGCGACCCGCCTCGTCGTCGAGCGTGAGCGCGAGCGCATCGCCTTCCGCTCCGCCGAGTACTGGGACCTGACGGGCACCTTCGGCACCGGCCGCACCGGTGACGCGTCCGACCCCTCGCAGCTGATCGCGCGCCTCACCACGGTCGACGGCAAGCGCATCGCACAGGGCCGCGACTTCAACTCGGTCGGCCAGCTCAAGTCCGACACGCTCCACCTGGACGAGGCGAACGCCCGTTCGCTCGCCGCGGCCCTTGAGAACACCCGGTTCGCGGTCCGCTCGGTCGAGTCCAAGCCCTACCGCCGCTCTCCGTACGCGCCGTTCCGTACGACGACGATGCAGCAGGAGGCCAGCCGCAAGCTGGGCTTCGGCGCGAAGGCCACGATGCAGGTGGCCCAGAAGCTGTACGAGAACGGCTTCATCACCTACATGCGTACGGACTCCACGACGCTGTCCGACACGGCGGTCACCGCCGCCCGCGCGCAGGTCACGCAGCTCTACGGCAGCGACTACCTGCCGGACAAGCCCCGCACGTACGCCGGGAAAGTCAAGAACGCGCAGGAGGCGCACGAGGCGATCCGCCCTTCGGGTGATCGTTTCCGCACGCCGGCCGAGACCGGCCTGACGGGCGACCAGTTCCGTCTCTACGAACTGATCTGGAAGCGGACCGTCGCCTCCCAGATGAAGGACGCGGTCGGAAACTCCGTCACGGTGAAGATCGGCGGCACGGCCGCCGACGGCCGCGACGCCGAGTTCAACGCGTCCGGCAAGACCATCACCTTCCACGGCTTCATGAAGGCCTACGTAGAAGGCGCGGACGACCCGAACGCCGAGCTCGACGACCGTGAGCGCAGGCTCCCGCAGGTCAGCGAGGGCGACGCGCTGTCCGCCGACGAGATCTCGGTCGACGGCCACGCGACGAAGCCGCCGGCCCGCTACACCGAGGCCTCGCTGGTCAAGGAGCTCGAAGAGCGCGAGATCGGCCGCCCGTCGACGTACGCGTCGATCATCGGCACCATCCTCGACCGCGGTTACGTCTTCAAGAAGGGCACGGCCCTGGTGCCGTCCTTCTTGTCCTTCGCCGTGGTCAACCTCCTGGAGAAGCACTTCGGGCGGCTCGTCGACTACGACTTCACCGCACGCATGGAGGACGACCTCGACCGCATCGCGCGGGGCGAGGCGCAGGCCGTGCCGTGGCTGAAGCGGTTCTACTTCGGCGAGGGCGACGACGCGGGCGCCGCCTCCAGCGCGGGCAACGGCGACGGCGACCACCTCGGCGGCCTCAAGGAACTGGTGACCGACCTGGGCGCGATCGACGCCCGGGAGATCTCCTCCTTCCCCGTCGGCGACGGCATCCTGCTCCGGGTCGGCCGCTACGGCCCGTACATCGAGCGCGGCGAGAAGGACGCGGAGGGCCACCAGCGCGCCGACGTGCCCGACGACCTGCCGCCGGACGAGCTGACCGTCGAGTACGCCGAGGAGCTGCTCGCCAAGCCGAGCGGTGACTTCGCGCTCGGCACCGACCCCACGTCGGGCCACGAGATCATCGCCAAGGACGGCCGCTACGGCCCGTACGTCACCGAGGTGCTCCCCGAGGGCACCCCGAAGACGGGCAAGAACGCGGTCAAGCCGCGGACGGCCTCGCTCTTCAAGTCCATGTCGCTCGACACGGTGACGCTCGAGGACGCCCTGAAGCTGATGTCCCTGCCGCGTGTGGTCGGGACGGACGCCGAGGGCGTCGAGATCACCGCGCAGAACGGCCGGTACGGCCCGTACCTGAAGAAGGGCACCGACTCGCGCTCCCTGGAGACCGAGGACCAGCTCTTCAACATCACCCTCGAAGAGGCCCTGGCGATCTACGCCCAGCCCAAGCAGCGCGGGCGGGCCGCGGCCAAGCCGCCGCTGAAGGAGCTCGGCGAGGACCCGGTCAGCAAGAAGCCCGTCGTCGTCAAGGACGGCCGCTTCGGGGCGTACGTCACGGACGGCGAGACGAACGCCACGCTGCGGGCCGCCGACAGCGTCGAGGACATCACCCCCGAGCGGGGCTTCGAACTGCTCGAGGAGAAGCGGGCGAAGGGTCCGGCCAAGAAGACCGCCAAGAAGGCGGCGAAGAAGGCCCCGGCCAAGAAGACCGCCGCCAAGAAGACGGCTGCGAAGAAAACGGCCGCAAAGAAGACGACGGCTGCGAAGAAGACCACTACGAAGACGGCCGCCGCCAAGAAGACCGCGGCTTCGGCAGCCAAGGCGTCCGACGCCGAGTAG
- a CDS encoding methyltransferase gives MSIASAPLPSSDRADVSAQLREALLAADFTADGLLELLGAPAYTALARSETVPALRATRGEGPLETLVRLFLLQRSVSHARVAAVLPVGPLLESGWLSAADGEGALKATVDVRPYGGPSGEDWFIVSDLGCAVGGAGGIGSHDEGVVLGVGGASTTLAGLTVRAPVDSALDLGTGSGIQALHAAQHATRVTATDLNPRALHITRLTLALSGAPEADLREGSLFEPVGEETYDLIVSNPPFVISPGARLTYRDGGMGGDDLCRSLVQQAGERLNEGGYAHFLANWQHVEGEEWTERLRSWVPRGCDAWIVQREVQDVTQYAELWLRDAGDHRSDPEEYAARYDAWLDEFEARKTRAIGFGWITLRKSGAAEPSVTVEEWPHPVEQPLGETVRGFFARQDFLRTHDDAALLAGHFKLADEVVQEQVGLPGAEDPEHVVLRQHRGMRRATKVDTVGAGFAGVCDGTLSAGRILDAIAQLVGEDPVLLRDRTPSQIRLLVEQGFLEPVGA, from the coding sequence GTGAGTATTGCTAGCGCCCCCCTGCCCTCGTCCGATCGTGCCGACGTCTCCGCCCAGTTGCGGGAAGCCCTGCTGGCGGCCGACTTCACCGCTGACGGCCTGCTCGAACTGCTGGGGGCGCCCGCCTACACGGCGCTCGCGCGCAGCGAGACCGTGCCCGCGCTGCGGGCCACCCGTGGCGAAGGGCCGCTGGAGACGCTCGTACGGCTCTTCCTGCTGCAGCGTTCCGTGTCGCACGCGCGCGTGGCGGCCGTTCTGCCGGTCGGCCCGCTACTGGAGAGCGGTTGGCTGTCCGCGGCGGACGGTGAGGGCGCGCTCAAGGCGACGGTGGACGTGCGGCCCTACGGCGGGCCGAGCGGTGAGGACTGGTTCATCGTCTCCGACCTGGGGTGCGCGGTCGGCGGCGCCGGAGGCATCGGCAGCCATGACGAAGGGGTCGTACTCGGTGTCGGCGGGGCGTCCACGACGCTCGCCGGGCTCACGGTGCGCGCGCCGGTGGACAGTGCTCTCGACCTCGGCACCGGCTCCGGCATCCAGGCGTTGCACGCCGCGCAACACGCGACCCGGGTGACGGCGACCGACCTCAACCCCCGTGCGCTGCACATCACGCGGCTCACCCTGGCCCTGTCCGGCGCTCCGGAGGCGGACCTGCGGGAGGGCTCCCTCTTCGAACCCGTGGGCGAGGAGACGTACGACCTGATCGTGTCCAATCCGCCCTTCGTGATCTCTCCCGGAGCGCGGCTCACCTACCGCGACGGCGGCATGGGCGGGGACGATCTGTGCCGGTCGCTCGTTCAGCAGGCGGGGGAGCGGTTGAACGAAGGGGGGTACGCGCACTTCCTCGCCAACTGGCAGCACGTGGAGGGCGAGGAGTGGACCGAGCGGCTCCGTTCCTGGGTGCCGCGCGGATGTGACGCGTGGATCGTGCAGCGCGAGGTGCAGGACGTCACGCAGTACGCCGAGCTGTGGCTGCGGGATGCCGGGGACCACCGGTCGGACCCGGAGGAGTACGCGGCTCGGTACGACGCCTGGCTGGACGAGTTCGAGGCCCGCAAGACGCGCGCGATCGGGTTCGGGTGGATCACGTTGCGCAAGTCCGGCGCCGCCGAGCCGTCGGTGACCGTGGAGGAGTGGCCGCACCCCGTCGAGCAGCCGCTGGGCGAGACGGTGCGGGGGTTCTTCGCACGCCAGGACTTCCTGCGGACGCACGACGACGCCGCGCTGCTCGCGGGGCACTTCAAGCTCGCGGACGAGGTCGTGCAGGAGCAGGTCGGGCTGCCCGGCGCCGAGGACCCCGAGCACGTCGTGCTGCGCCAGCACCGCGGGATGCGCCGGGCCACCAAGGTGGACACGGTGGGCGCGGGTTTCGCCGGTGTGTGCGACGGGACGCTGAGCGCGGGTCGGATCCTCGACGCGATCGCCCAACTGGTCGGCGAGGACCCCGTATTGCTGCGTGACCGCACGCCGTCGCAGATCCGGCTCCTCGTCGAGCAGGGCTTCCTGGAGCCGGTCGGCGCGTAG
- a CDS encoding small secreted protein, whose product MEGTNPVNKKLAAALSGGAVLVLALSGCSDDGNEKLDSWAKDVCDSVQPQSKKIASANSAIQKETSDNSSPEDVQKTDSKAFQDMSDAYKAMGAAVKDAGAPPVDGGQKKTDDAVKELNAISKSYGDLKKKVDGLDTKNQADFADGLKSVAGELDKLSKSGNEALEKLQEGEVGKAMSKQDSCKSASATPSAA is encoded by the coding sequence ATGGAAGGGACCAATCCGGTGAACAAGAAGCTTGCAGCCGCACTGTCCGGCGGTGCGGTACTGGTACTGGCGCTGTCGGGCTGCAGCGATGACGGCAACGAGAAGCTGGACTCCTGGGCCAAGGACGTCTGTGACTCGGTTCAGCCGCAGTCGAAGAAGATCGCTTCCGCCAATTCCGCGATCCAGAAGGAGACCTCGGACAACAGCTCGCCGGAGGACGTCCAGAAGACCGACTCCAAGGCGTTCCAGGACATGTCCGACGCCTACAAGGCGATGGGTGCCGCGGTGAAGGACGCGGGCGCCCCGCCGGTCGACGGCGGTCAGAAGAAGACCGACGACGCGGTCAAGGAACTGAACGCCATCTCCAAGTCGTACGGCGACCTGAAGAAGAAGGTCGACGGCCTGGACACCAAGAACCAGGCGGACTTCGCGGACGGCCTCAAGAGCGTCGCGGGAGAGCTGGACAAGCTGAGCAAGAGCGGCAACGAGGCGCTGGAGAAGCTCCAGGAGGGCGAGGTGGGCAAGGCGATGAGCAAGCAGGACAGCTGCAAGTCCGCCAGCGCCACGCCTTCGGCCGCTTAG